One segment of Macaca fascicularis isolate 582-1 chromosome 2, T2T-MFA8v1.1 DNA contains the following:
- the UCN2 gene encoding urocortin-2 produces MTRCALLVLMVLMFGRVLVVPVTPIPTFQLRPQNAPQTTPGPAPAASESPSAAPTWPWAAQSHRNPTRHSGSRIVLSLDVSIGLLQILLEQARARAAREQATTNARILARVGRR; encoded by the coding sequence ATGACCAGGTGTGCTCTGCTGGTGCTGATGGTCCTGATGTTTGGCAGAGTCCTGGTTGTCCCAGTGACCCCTATCCCAACCTTCCAGCTCCGCCCTCAGAATGCTCCCCAGACCACTCCCGGACCTGCACCTGCAGCCTCAGAGAGCCCCTCAGCTGCTCCCACATGGCCCTGGGCTGCCCAGAGCCACCGCAACCCCACCCGCCACTCTGGCTCGCGCATTGTCCTATCGCTGGATGTCTCCATCGGCCTCTTGCAGATCTTACTGGAGCAAGCCCGGGCCAGGGCTGCCAGGGAGCAGGCCACCACCAACGCCCGCATCCTGGCCCGTGTCGGCCGCCGCTGA
- the PFKFB4 gene encoding 6-phosphofructo-2-kinase/fructose-2,6-bisphosphatase 4 isoform X11, translating into MASPRELTQNPLKKIWMPYSNGRPALHACQRGVCMTNCPTLIVMVGLPARGKTYISKKLTRYLNWIGVPTREFNVGQYRRNMVKTYKSFEFFLPDNEEGLKIRKQCALAALRDVRRFLSEEGGHVAVFDATNTTRERRATIFNFGEQNGYKTFFVESICVDPEVIAANIVQVKLGSPDYVNRDSDEATEDFMRRIECYENSYESLDEDLDRNFWPEVTCRTPATSSETLRVRILYYSIMKSSRISMQGVLKQGLANIFCQRSESKYCI; encoded by the exons ATGGCGTCCCCACGGGAATTGACCCAGAACCCCCTGAAGAAGATCTGGATGCCATACAGCAATGGGCGGCCCGCTCTGCACGCTTGCCAGCGCGGTG TGTGCATGACCAACTGCCCAACGCTCATTGTCATGGTGGGCCTGCCCGCCAGGGGCAAGACCTACATCTCCAAGAAGCTCACTCGATACCTGAACTGGATTGGTGTGCCTACTCGGG AGTTCAATGTTGGCCAGTATCGCCGGAACATGGTCAAGACCTAcaaatcttttgaattttttctccCCGACAATGAAGAGGGCCTGAAAATCAGGAA GCAGTGTGCCCTGGCAGCTCTCCGTGACGTCCGGCGATTCCTTAGTGAGGAGGGGGGACATGTGGCG GTTTTTGATGCCACAAACACCACCCGAGAACGGAGAGCGACCATCTTTAATTTTGGAGAACAGAATGGCTACAAG ACCTTTTTTGTCGAGTCCATCTGTGTGGATCCTGAGGTCATAGCTGCCAACATCGTG CAAGTGAAACTGGGCAGCCCTGACTATGTTAACCGCGACAGTGACGAGGCTACCGAGGACTTCATGAGGCGCATTGAGTGCTATGAGAACTCCTACGAGTCGCTAGATGAGGACCTGGATAG AAATTTTTGGCCAGAGGTGACTTGCAGAACACCTGCTACCTCATCCGAAACTCTGCGAGTCAGGATTTTATACTATTCCATCATGAAATCAAGCCGAATTTCTATGCAGGGGGTCTTAAAGCAGgggttggcaaatattttctgtcaaagatcagaaagTAAATATTGTATTTAG
- the PFKFB4 gene encoding 6-phosphofructo-2-kinase/fructose-2,6-bisphosphatase 4 isoform X8, translating into MASPRELTQNPLKKIWMPYSNGRPALHACQRGVCMTNCPTLIVMVGLPARGKTYISKKLTRYLNWIGVPTREFNVGQYRRNMVKTYKSFEFFLPDNEEGLKIRKQCALAALRDVRRFLSEEGGHVAVFDATNTTRERRATIFNFGEQNGYKTFFVESICVDPEVIAANIVQVKLGSPDYVNRDSDEATEDFMRRIECYENSYESLDEDLDRDLSYIKIMDVGQSYVVNRVADHIQSRIVYYLMNIHVTPRSIYLCRHGESELNLKGRIGGDPGLSPRGREFAKSLAQFISDQNIKDLKVWTSQMKRTIQTAEALGVPYEQWKVLNEIDAMLFWPGAVAHACNPSTLGS; encoded by the exons ATGGCGTCCCCACGGGAATTGACCCAGAACCCCCTGAAGAAGATCTGGATGCCATACAGCAATGGGCGGCCCGCTCTGCACGCTTGCCAGCGCGGTG TGTGCATGACCAACTGCCCAACGCTCATTGTCATGGTGGGCCTGCCCGCCAGGGGCAAGACCTACATCTCCAAGAAGCTCACTCGATACCTGAACTGGATTGGTGTGCCTACTCGGG AGTTCAATGTTGGCCAGTATCGCCGGAACATGGTCAAGACCTAcaaatcttttgaattttttctccCCGACAATGAAGAGGGCCTGAAAATCAGGAA GCAGTGTGCCCTGGCAGCTCTCCGTGACGTCCGGCGATTCCTTAGTGAGGAGGGGGGACATGTGGCG GTTTTTGATGCCACAAACACCACCCGAGAACGGAGAGCGACCATCTTTAATTTTGGAGAACAGAATGGCTACAAG ACCTTTTTTGTCGAGTCCATCTGTGTGGATCCTGAGGTCATAGCTGCCAACATCGTG CAAGTGAAACTGGGCAGCCCTGACTATGTTAACCGCGACAGTGACGAGGCTACCGAGGACTTCATGAGGCGCATTGAGTGCTATGAGAACTCCTACGAGTCGCTAGATGAGGACCTGGATAG GGACCTGTCCTATATCAAGATCATGGATGTGGGTCAGAGCTACGTGGTGAACCGTGTAGCTGACCACATCCAGAGCCGCATCGTATATTACCTCATGAACATCCACGTGACCCCCCGCTCCATCTACCTCTGCCGGCACGGGGAGAGTGAGCTCAACCTCAAGGGCCGGATTGGCGGGGACCCAGGACTGTCCCCCCGGGGCAGGGAG TTTGCCAAGAGTCTGGCCCAGTTCATCAGTGACCAGAATATCAAGGATCTGAAGGTCTGGACAAGCCAGATGAAGAGGACAATCCAGACGGCTGAGGCGCTAGGTGTGCCCTATGAACAGTGGAAGGTCCTCAACGAGATTGACGCG ATGCTGTTCTGGCccggagcggtggctcacgcctgcaatcctagcactttgggaagctga